The proteins below come from a single Methanobrevibacter millerae genomic window:
- a CDS encoding KEOPS complex subunit Pcc1: MKVKSKTQLKFKSSKKAKIIYETLEVDNENFLSSKLSENTITYETDNDSLKTTLATIDDLIACEILAEKITTIKKDH; encoded by the coding sequence ATGAAAGTCAAATCAAAAACACAATTAAAATTCAAAAGCAGTAAAAAAGCAAAAATCATATACGAAACCCTGGAAGTTGACAATGAAAACTTCCTAAGCTCAAAATTAAGCGAAAACACCATCACATACGAAACCGACAACGATTCCCTCAAGACCACCTTGGCAACAATTGACGATTTGATAGCATGTGAAATTTTAGCCGAAAAAATCACCACCATCAAAAAAGACCATTAA
- a CDS encoding ATPase, giving the protein MECYYHPSRESTDTCAICGKSICKECGLELAGNVYCKECLEKIVGTGIVQESEKPQTAEAPRVETESEDDLDMASLTKGTPEEVQVSNQKVADDSPYNIKDSIQYEGGVQSAYAEEKVIPERPVEDVRQEFIQPEPVQEIRPEYVERQPQPQNDEFIYPDHSYEPPETSARQELEDKYERYLDDLYFDEEPEVPLNEQLARDEAEYGSLTRKEYTPRPPQPEPQYQEPVQQYQEVPRQAPAQQRPLSQEEEIERRVREELARRENPGLYNQRESIHNIDYKDEKEPYGAVDILLTIVLVIVIIVVIFYILYVFRLSVTYPTFFDAVMGLKNPGQFINALAH; this is encoded by the coding sequence ATGGAATGTTATTATCATCCGAGTAGGGAAAGCACAGATACCTGTGCAATTTGCGGTAAATCCATCTGTAAAGAGTGTGGATTAGAGTTAGCTGGAAACGTGTACTGTAAAGAGTGTCTGGAAAAGATTGTGGGAACTGGAATTGTGCAAGAGAGTGAAAAACCTCAAACGGCTGAAGCTCCTAGAGTTGAAACAGAGAGTGAAGACGACCTTGACATGGCAAGCCTCACAAAGGGAACTCCTGAAGAAGTCCAGGTCTCAAACCAGAAGGTTGCCGACGATTCACCTTACAACATCAAGGACAGCATCCAGTATGAAGGCGGAGTGCAGTCCGCATACGCTGAAGAGAAAGTCATCCCGGAGCGTCCTGTTGAAGACGTAAGACAGGAATTCATCCAACCTGAACCTGTCCAGGAAATAAGGCCAGAATATGTCGAAAGACAACCACAACCACAAAACGACGAGTTCATCTATCCTGATCACTCCTACGAGCCTCCGGAAACCTCAGCAAGGCAGGAACTTGAAGACAAGTACGAAAGATACCTTGACGATTTGTACTTTGATGAGGAACCTGAAGTGCCGCTAAACGAACAGCTGGCACGTGACGAAGCAGAATACGGCTCACTTACAAGAAAGGAATACACTCCAAGGCCTCCGCAGCCGGAACCGCAATACCAAGAACCTGTTCAACAATATCAGGAAGTTCCAAGGCAGGCTCCAGCTCAGCAAAGACCTCTTTCACAGGAAGAAGAAATAGAAAGAAGGGTTCGCGAAGAGCTTGCAAGAAGAGAAAACCCTGGCCTTTATAACCAAAGGGAATCAATCCATAATATTGACTACAAGGATGAAAAAGAGCCTTACGGTGCTGTAGACATTCTTTTAACAATAGTTCTGGTTATAGTCATCATTGTCGTGATTTTCTACATACTATACGTATTTAGGTTAAGCGTTACCTATCCAACATTCTTCGATGCTGTAATGGGACTTAAAAATCCTGGCCAGTTCATAAACGCATTAGCACACTGA
- a CDS encoding dihydroorotase — MYDLLIKNSRLSEKSGEYNIAVDNGKIVEITREKVKADKTIDIKSNYLLPGFIDPHVHFRDPGLTQKEDFRTGSEAAAHGGFTTVIDMPNTLPKTNTYNALKEKMEIASKKSAVNFYLQAGHNELSEMKKMMELNPISFKVFMDLETDESLAEIFHNLGVLMQESDYNGLVATHCEKRSIVQEESKRLEDSNEPIDYSYARPYTSEDKSVKQTIELARKNNLRLHICHLSSKSALNIARQNNISYEFTPHHLLLDNSAFEKYGTMVKTNPPLRPIDKSVRIKDIDENSIIGTDHAPHTLEDKQKGVFTSSPGIPNLETVASLLLTQVNKGNLKFELIEKILSANAAKVFGLKSKGEIKVGNDADFTVVDLKKTGKFDISTFKTKAEYSPFDGWEYEGAPVMTIVNGNVVYDDL; from the coding sequence ATGTATGACTTGCTGATTAAAAACTCAAGGTTAAGCGAAAAAAGCGGCGAATACAACATTGCCGTAGATAACGGAAAGATTGTTGAAATAACAAGGGAAAAGGTTAAGGCAGATAAGACAATTGACATCAAGTCAAATTATTTATTGCCGGGCTTCATCGATCCTCACGTTCACTTCAGGGATCCGGGACTTACCCAAAAGGAAGACTTCAGGACAGGAAGCGAAGCTGCAGCACACGGAGGCTTTACCACTGTAATCGACATGCCAAACACCCTTCCCAAAACAAACACATATAATGCGCTAAAGGAAAAAATGGAAATAGCTTCAAAAAAATCAGCCGTCAACTTTTACCTTCAGGCGGGACACAATGAATTAAGTGAAATGAAAAAAATGATGGAATTGAACCCCATTTCATTTAAGGTTTTCATGGACCTTGAAACGGACGAGTCATTGGCCGAGATTTTCCACAACCTGGGAGTTTTAATGCAGGAAAGCGACTATAACGGCCTTGTTGCAACCCACTGCGAGAAAAGAAGCATTGTGCAGGAAGAAAGTAAAAGACTTGAAGATTCAAATGAGCCAATTGACTATTCTTATGCCAGACCATATACCTCAGAAGATAAATCAGTTAAGCAAACGATTGAGCTTGCAAGGAAAAACAACCTACGTTTACACATTTGCCACTTGTCAAGCAAAAGTGCCCTAAATATTGCACGTCAAAACAATATAAGCTATGAGTTTACACCCCACCATCTGCTCCTTGACAATTCGGCATTCGAAAAGTATGGAACAATGGTAAAAACCAACCCGCCTTTAAGACCCATAGACAAAAGTGTAAGAATTAAAGACATCGATGAAAATTCAATCATCGGAACCGATCATGCGCCCCACACTTTAGAGGATAAACAGAAAGGAGTCTTCACCTCATCACCGGGAATTCCTAACCTTGAAACCGTTGCAAGCCTGCTGTTAACGCAAGTAAATAAAGGAAATCTAAAATTCGAGTTGATTGAAAAGATTTTATCAGCAAACGCCGCCAAAGTATTCGGTTTAAAAAGCAAAGGAGAAATAAAAGTAGGAAACGATGCCGACTTTACCGTCGTTGACTTGAAAAAAACAGGAAAATTCGACATTTCAACGTTTAAAACCAAAGCCGAGTACTCACCCTTTGACGGATGGGAATATGAAGGCGCTCCCGTCATGACGATTGTAAATGGAAACGTCGTTTATGACGATTTATAA
- a CDS encoding 4Fe-4S binding protein yields MIIINDDGCIKCGACEGTCPTAAIELTPTTIIHCDLCGGEPKCADVCPNAALKVEDYEIADGVEQARLVFNSILCDSCGKCAEVCPQETLVVTEEKLKEVKGFCVMCQKCVDICPVDVIGIPGVVEPKEYDLDLSGKGPVYIADCVGCGSCVDPCPVGAITLEAYGTPITVDDDKCIRCGLCSQTCPWNKIFISEKKPVKREKEIKSFNFAASKCIGCNTCIEACPGDFIKPVGKDLTVQIPEACAACSLCVNLCPVDALDIEVEWGEGAPVDAEGIGRDVEKCDFIGACANKCPTEAIRVVTKTGMLCPALEETGGDPSFVSCIRCGACASVCSNNALNVGSIEITIDGEAVMRDRIEFNPSKCDACGDCISACPYDMLHETENPKLPIAGFCTLCGQCIEACPEDALCYK; encoded by the coding sequence ATGATTATAATTAACGATGATGGCTGTATCAAATGTGGTGCATGTGAAGGCACATGTCCTACCGCAGCTATTGAATTAACGCCTACTACAATTATTCACTGTGACCTTTGTGGCGGAGAACCTAAATGTGCAGATGTCTGCCCTAACGCAGCGCTGAAAGTGGAAGATTACGAAATTGCTGATGGTGTCGAGCAAGCAAGATTAGTATTCAACTCAATTTTATGCGACTCATGCGGTAAATGTGCAGAAGTCTGTCCTCAGGAAACTCTCGTTGTCACAGAAGAAAAATTGAAAGAAGTAAAAGGTTTCTGTGTAATGTGTCAGAAATGTGTTGATATCTGTCCGGTAGATGTAATCGGTATTCCAGGCGTTGTCGAACCTAAAGAATACGATTTAGACCTCTCCGGTAAAGGTCCTGTATACATCGCTGATTGTGTAGGATGCGGATCCTGTGTAGACCCATGTCCGGTCGGCGCAATCACTCTCGAAGCTTACGGAACTCCTATTACCGTAGACGACGACAAATGTATCAGATGCGGATTATGTTCACAGACATGTCCTTGGAACAAAATCTTCATCTCCGAGAAAAAACCGGTCAAACGTGAAAAAGAAATCAAATCATTTAATTTCGCTGCTTCCAAGTGTATCGGATGTAACACCTGTATCGAAGCTTGTCCTGGTGACTTCATCAAACCAGTCGGCAAGGACTTGACCGTTCAGATTCCTGAAGCATGTGCAGCATGCAGTCTCTGTGTAAACCTCTGTCCTGTTGACGCATTGGATATTGAAGTCGAATGGGGTGAAGGCGCACCTGTAGACGCTGAAGGAATCGGCCGTGACGTTGAAAAATGTGACTTCATCGGTGCATGTGCAAACAAATGTCCAACTGAAGCTATTCGCGTTGTAACCAAAACAGGTATGCTCTGTCCTGCATTGGAAGAAACCGGCGGGGACCCATCTTTTGTCAGCTGTATCAGATGTGGTGCCTGTGCATCAGTTTGTTCCAACAACGCATTGAATGTGGGCTCTATTGAAATCACGATTGACGGCGAAGCTGTCATGAGAGACAGAATAGAATTCAACCCATCCAAATGTGACGCATGCGGTGACTGTATAAGTGCCTGTCCTTACGACATGCTCCACGAAACAGAAAATCCTAAATTACCAATTGCAGGATTCTGTACCCTTTGTGGTCAATGTATCGAAGCATGTCCTGAAGACGCATTATGTTACAAATAG
- a CDS encoding nucleotidyltransferase family protein: MSCVSEILERDMNLFNEYLNTDVKKTEGSGNIDLVADFTEYNPLHNGHYHCMKVARAKVPDSLFVAVVPGLFERSGRGIPYILPRELRAEIAVSLGADVVVEGPPMGVMGSGQYSLCLCKMFQALNTDFIPRGYNPDENFTEILNRINMGHHIAPKPYKIVDKTTGEILLKDKLKEDNYVITSFSNSLSKIGFDYKDKFIFVERIEGVSGTRIREAVMSGNFDDVADMMPSKTVEVLSSNKDKIIFGKRDEAAILENVNNLDLSKLNLFNEKLAIEIESLRPFDDLSDVLNAIPQGFSTHFKERIISVLENPVKKEDVSLFIDKYPSQIRVLKYKDSDVLSLFKEKVNTENVSVC, encoded by the coding sequence ATGTCTTGCGTATCTGAAATTCTTGAAAGGGATATGAATCTTTTTAATGAATATTTAAACACTGATGTCAAAAAAACCGAAGGGTCTGGCAATATCGATTTGGTGGCGGACTTTACCGAGTACAATCCGCTGCACAACGGCCATTATCACTGCATGAAGGTTGCAAGGGCCAAAGTTCCCGATTCATTATTCGTAGCTGTTGTTCCCGGTTTATTTGAGAGGAGTGGTAGGGGCATTCCCTATATATTGCCTCGTGAGTTAAGGGCTGAAATTGCGGTTTCATTAGGCGCTGACGTTGTCGTTGAAGGTCCTCCGATGGGCGTTATGGGTTCCGGACAGTATTCCCTGTGTTTGTGCAAGATGTTTCAGGCATTGAACACTGACTTTATCCCCCGAGGATACAATCCCGACGAGAACTTTACTGAAATTTTAAATAGGATTAATATGGGCCATCACATTGCGCCGAAGCCTTATAAAATCGTTGATAAAACCACCGGCGAGATTCTTTTAAAGGATAAGCTTAAAGAGGACAATTATGTCATAACCTCATTTTCAAATTCGTTATCTAAAATTGGATTTGACTATAAGGATAAATTCATTTTCGTTGAAAGGATTGAAGGCGTAAGCGGAACCCGAATCCGTGAGGCTGTAATGAGCGGAAACTTTGATGATGTTGCAGACATGATGCCTTCTAAAACCGTTGAGGTTTTATCTTCAAACAAGGATAAGATCATATTCGGCAAAAGGGATGAGGCAGCCATTCTTGAGAATGTGAATAATTTGGATTTATCGAAGTTGAATCTTTTTAATGAAAAATTAGCTATTGAGATTGAATCATTAAGGCCCTTTGATGATTTAAGTGATGTTTTAAATGCAATTCCCCAGGGCTTTTCAACCCATTTTAAGGAAAGGATTATAAGCGTTCTTGAAAATCCTGTAAAAAAAGAAGACGTGTCACTCTTTATAGACAAATACCCTTCACAAATCAGGGTACTTAAATATAAAGACAGTGACGTTTTAAGCTTGTTTAAAGAGAAAGTAAACACTGAGAATGTCTCAGTGTGCTAA